A genomic window from Thunnus maccoyii chromosome 2, fThuMac1.1, whole genome shotgun sequence includes:
- the pdcd4b gene encoding programmed cell death protein 4b isoform X2, whose product MSAYKMSCFFFNIAEAEDLSDSFVSGDEDNGRAVIANKNINNEINGNWLSSSSNSIHEARLKAKAKRRLRKNSSRDSGRGDSLSDNGDVVRGTSAAPTSPKSKLLDRKSRLGKGRGLPKKGGAGGKGVWGRSGEVYGPEEVDEKDPNYDEAQENCVYETVVPPLDERDFEKTVTPIVQEYFEHGDTNEVAELLAELNLGPMRCEVPSLAVSLALEAKASHRELTSRLLADLCGPVLFCGDMEKSFDKLLRELPDLVLDTPGAPQLVGQFIARAVSDQILSKSYIEGYKGRVDCEYTRAALDRAAVLLKMSKGGLRIDNQWGTGGGQRPVTQLIKEMNLLLKEYILSGDSKEAERCLRDLEVPHFHHEFVYEAIVMVLESKGEKTFKMVQQLLKSLSVSSIITVDQMRRGYERVYMDIAEINIDVPRAYFILEQFVDKSFSMGIIDEKLRDLCPCRGRKRFVSEGDGGVVKLESY is encoded by the exons ATGTCTGCATATAAAATGTCCTGTTTCTTCTTCAACATTGCAG AGGCTGAGGACCTGAGTGACTCCTTTGTGTCTGGAGATGAAGACAACGGCAGAGCGGTTATCGCCAACAAGAACATCAACAATGAGATCAATGGCAACTGGCTGTCCTCGTCTAGCAACAGCATCCACGAGGCACGTCTCAAGGCGAAGGCCAAGAGGAGGCTGAGAAAGAACTCCTCCAGGGACTCTGGCAGGGGGGACTCCCTCAGCGATAACGGGGATGTGGTCAGGGGAACTTCGGCTGCACCCACCAGCCCCAAGAGCAAGCTGCTGGACAGAAAGTCTCGACTGGGCAAAGGCAGAGGCCTGCCAAAGAAAG GTGGAGCTGGAGGTAAAGGTGTGTGGGGCCGATCTGGTGAAGTTTATGGACCAGAGGAGGTAGATGAGAAAGACCCCAACTACGACGAAGCTCAG gaaaactgtgtgtatgAGACTGTGGTCCCCCCGCTGGATGAGAGGGACTTTGAGAAGACTGTCACCCCCATCGTGCAAGAGTACTTTGAACACGGAGACACAAATGAAGTAGCG GAGCTGCTCGCGGAGCTGAACCTGGGGCCCATGCGGTGCGAGGTGCCCTCACTGGCTGTGTCACTGGCCCTGGAGGCCAAAGCCAGCCACCGGGAGCTCACCTCCAGACTGCTGGCTGATCTGTGCGGACCCGTTCTGTTCTGCGGCGACATGGAAAAGTCCTTCGATAAACTCCTTCGAGAGCTCCCCGATCTGGTCCTGGACACACCCGGAGCCCCGCAG ttGGTGGGCCAGTTCATCGCACGCGCCGTTAGTGACCAAATATTGTCCAAGAGCTACATCGAGGGCTACAAAGGCAGAGTTGACTGTGAATACACAAG GGCGGCGTTAGACCGGGCAGCAGTGCTGCTGAAGATGAGTAAGGGTGGGCTTCGCATAGACAACCAGTGGGGCACAGGCGGGGGCCAGAGACCTGTCACACAGCTCATCAAAGAG ATGAACCTGCTGCTGAAGGAATACATCCTGTCTGGAGACAGCAAGGAGGCTGAGAGATGCCTCAGAGATCTGGAGGTTCCCCATTTCCACCACGAGTTTGTCTATGAG GCGATAGTGATGGTGTTGGAGTccaaaggagagaaaacattcaaaatggTTCAGCAGCTACTCAAGTCACTGTCTGTGTCCTCCATCATTACTGTGGACCAAATGAGAAGG GGCTATGAAAGAGTTTATATGGACATCGCTGAAATCAACATCGATGTCCCTCGTGCATACTTCATCCTGGAGCAGTTTGTTGATAAAAGCTTCAGTATGGGAATCATTGACGAAAAGTTAAGAGATCTTTGTCCTTGCCG GGGCCGGAAGAGATTTGTCAGCGAGGGAGACGGCGGTGTTGTGAAACTTGAAAGCTACTGA
- the pdcd4b gene encoding programmed cell death protein 4b isoform X1, whose translation MATDCEAWLNANPVEAEDLSDSFVSGDEDNGRAVIANKNINNEINGNWLSSSSNSIHEARLKAKAKRRLRKNSSRDSGRGDSLSDNGDVVRGTSAAPTSPKSKLLDRKSRLGKGRGLPKKGGAGGKGVWGRSGEVYGPEEVDEKDPNYDEAQENCVYETVVPPLDERDFEKTVTPIVQEYFEHGDTNEVAELLAELNLGPMRCEVPSLAVSLALEAKASHRELTSRLLADLCGPVLFCGDMEKSFDKLLRELPDLVLDTPGAPQLVGQFIARAVSDQILSKSYIEGYKGRVDCEYTRAALDRAAVLLKMSKGGLRIDNQWGTGGGQRPVTQLIKEMNLLLKEYILSGDSKEAERCLRDLEVPHFHHEFVYEAIVMVLESKGEKTFKMVQQLLKSLSVSSIITVDQMRRGYERVYMDIAEINIDVPRAYFILEQFVDKSFSMGIIDEKLRDLCPCRGRKRFVSEGDGGVVKLESY comes from the exons ATGGCAACCGACTGCGAGGCCTGGCTGAACGCAAACCCTgttg AGGCTGAGGACCTGAGTGACTCCTTTGTGTCTGGAGATGAAGACAACGGCAGAGCGGTTATCGCCAACAAGAACATCAACAATGAGATCAATGGCAACTGGCTGTCCTCGTCTAGCAACAGCATCCACGAGGCACGTCTCAAGGCGAAGGCCAAGAGGAGGCTGAGAAAGAACTCCTCCAGGGACTCTGGCAGGGGGGACTCCCTCAGCGATAACGGGGATGTGGTCAGGGGAACTTCGGCTGCACCCACCAGCCCCAAGAGCAAGCTGCTGGACAGAAAGTCTCGACTGGGCAAAGGCAGAGGCCTGCCAAAGAAAG GTGGAGCTGGAGGTAAAGGTGTGTGGGGCCGATCTGGTGAAGTTTATGGACCAGAGGAGGTAGATGAGAAAGACCCCAACTACGACGAAGCTCAG gaaaactgtgtgtatgAGACTGTGGTCCCCCCGCTGGATGAGAGGGACTTTGAGAAGACTGTCACCCCCATCGTGCAAGAGTACTTTGAACACGGAGACACAAATGAAGTAGCG GAGCTGCTCGCGGAGCTGAACCTGGGGCCCATGCGGTGCGAGGTGCCCTCACTGGCTGTGTCACTGGCCCTGGAGGCCAAAGCCAGCCACCGGGAGCTCACCTCCAGACTGCTGGCTGATCTGTGCGGACCCGTTCTGTTCTGCGGCGACATGGAAAAGTCCTTCGATAAACTCCTTCGAGAGCTCCCCGATCTGGTCCTGGACACACCCGGAGCCCCGCAG ttGGTGGGCCAGTTCATCGCACGCGCCGTTAGTGACCAAATATTGTCCAAGAGCTACATCGAGGGCTACAAAGGCAGAGTTGACTGTGAATACACAAG GGCGGCGTTAGACCGGGCAGCAGTGCTGCTGAAGATGAGTAAGGGTGGGCTTCGCATAGACAACCAGTGGGGCACAGGCGGGGGCCAGAGACCTGTCACACAGCTCATCAAAGAG ATGAACCTGCTGCTGAAGGAATACATCCTGTCTGGAGACAGCAAGGAGGCTGAGAGATGCCTCAGAGATCTGGAGGTTCCCCATTTCCACCACGAGTTTGTCTATGAG GCGATAGTGATGGTGTTGGAGTccaaaggagagaaaacattcaaaatggTTCAGCAGCTACTCAAGTCACTGTCTGTGTCCTCCATCATTACTGTGGACCAAATGAGAAGG GGCTATGAAAGAGTTTATATGGACATCGCTGAAATCAACATCGATGTCCCTCGTGCATACTTCATCCTGGAGCAGTTTGTTGATAAAAGCTTCAGTATGGGAATCATTGACGAAAAGTTAAGAGATCTTTGTCCTTGCCG GGGCCGGAAGAGATTTGTCAGCGAGGGAGACGGCGGTGTTGTGAAACTTGAAAGCTACTGA